From Natranaeroarchaeum aerophilus, one genomic window encodes:
- a CDS encoding PIN domain-containing protein has protein sequence MILDTSFLIDLFEGKQNAFEKGVELSDGQTVQRIPSPVVMELTYGSEFGDESERRKVRNALGMYPVVEQNERIARRAGQLLAGADRRAGSDSGIDKVDPMVAAVSDIYDEPVLTANVRDFDALGVAVETY, from the coding sequence ATGATCCTCGATACCTCGTTTCTCATTGATCTCTTCGAGGGCAAACAGAATGCATTCGAGAAGGGTGTCGAGCTTTCAGACGGACAGACAGTTCAGCGGATTCCCTCGCCAGTCGTCATGGAACTCACCTACGGATCCGAGTTTGGAGACGAATCGGAGCGTCGAAAGGTCCGTAACGCCCTCGGAATGTATCCGGTTGTCGAACAGAATGAACGGATTGCACGCCGTGCCGGACAGTTACTCGCGGGTGCTGACAGGCGAGCCGGCAGTGACAGTGGAATCGACAAGGTTGATCCGATGGTTGCAGCGGTTTCGGACATCTACGATGAGCCAGTCCTCACCGCCAACGTCAGGGACTTCGACGCACTCGGTGTTGCTGTGGAGACGTATTGA
- a CDS encoding mechanosensitive ion channel family protein produces the protein MFDQTLVEVSHLLQQPIVLGLLVLVLGLLLGVAVGRVNKQILMTAGIGDAVEGTPFERTARSIGTSTVSLIARVTSWFIYGVTILTAIHISGIFDAPTFWFSVAEFVPRLFIAVLVMIAGFILADKAELAVGERLKNVKLPEINILPLIVKYSVLYIALLIALGQVGVNTTALLVLLTVYVFGVVLIGGLAFKDFLSSGAAGMYLLLNQPYGIGDEVRIGDRQGIVQEMTLLTTRIENDDAEFIVPNRVVFEDGIARMRN, from the coding sequence ATGTTCGACCAGACGCTCGTCGAGGTTAGCCACCTGCTTCAGCAGCCGATCGTACTCGGGTTGCTGGTACTGGTACTCGGTCTCTTGCTGGGTGTCGCGGTCGGGCGGGTCAACAAACAGATCCTCATGACGGCGGGGATCGGTGACGCCGTCGAGGGGACGCCCTTCGAGCGCACTGCGCGGAGCATCGGTACTTCGACCGTCTCGCTCATCGCACGCGTCACCTCGTGGTTCATCTACGGCGTCACGATCCTGACCGCGATCCACATTTCCGGTATCTTCGACGCGCCGACGTTCTGGTTCAGTGTGGCCGAGTTCGTCCCGCGGCTGTTTATCGCTGTCCTCGTGATGATCGCGGGCTTCATCCTCGCAGACAAGGCCGAGCTGGCGGTGGGCGAACGCCTCAAAAACGTCAAGCTTCCCGAGATCAACATCCTCCCGCTGATCGTCAAGTACAGCGTTCTCTACATCGCCCTGTTGATCGCGCTGGGACAGGTCGGCGTCAACACGACGGCGTTGCTCGTCCTGTTGACCGTCTACGTCTTCGGCGTCGTCCTGATCGGCGGGCTAGCGTTCAAGGATTTCCTATCATCAGGGGCCGCGGGGATGTATCTCCTCCTCAACCAGCCCTACGGGATCGGTGACGAGGTCCGGATCGGCGACCGACAGGGCATCGTTCAGGAGATGACGTTGTTGACTACGCGAATCGAGAACGACGACGCCGAGTTCATTGTGCCCAACCGGGTCGTGTTCGAGGACGGCATCGCCCGGATGCGGAACTGA
- the dacZ gene encoding diadenylate cyclase DacZ, with translation MSDVSELFGGLFTDADGIVLFSPSSSYYQTFTDLEDLDVIVAAPDNEHGADRFVELPLAFEDVADQLTFAIEGALDDDIVEEGDELICGAKLFSDDDIDTVARVRASAGENSGIYDLFTQSRAEPSVIRAVFEVAIELGQKGQKGKPVGALFVVGDAGKVMNKSRPLSYNPFEKSHVHVGDPIVTVMLKEFSRLDGAFVISDAGKIVSAYRYLEPAAEGVDIPKGLGARHMAAGAITRDTNATAIVLSESDGLVRAFKGGELILEIDPENY, from the coding sequence ATGTCGGATGTCAGTGAGTTATTCGGGGGCCTTTTTACCGACGCGGACGGGATCGTCCTGTTCTCGCCGAGCAGTTCGTACTACCAGACGTTTACCGACTTGGAGGATCTCGACGTTATCGTCGCCGCGCCGGACAACGAGCACGGCGCGGACCGGTTCGTCGAACTCCCACTGGCGTTCGAGGATGTTGCCGACCAGCTAACCTTCGCCATCGAGGGGGCGCTTGACGACGACATCGTTGAGGAGGGAGACGAGCTGATCTGCGGCGCAAAACTGTTCTCGGATGACGATATCGACACGGTCGCTCGTGTCCGGGCGAGCGCCGGTGAGAACTCGGGGATCTACGACCTCTTTACCCAGTCTCGGGCGGAGCCGTCGGTGATCCGAGCAGTCTTCGAGGTGGCTATCGAGTTGGGGCAAAAGGGACAGAAGGGTAAACCAGTCGGTGCACTGTTTGTCGTTGGCGACGCCGGGAAGGTGATGAACAAGTCCCGGCCGCTCAGCTACAACCCTTTCGAGAAGTCCCACGTCCACGTCGGCGATCCGATCGTGACGGTGATGCTCAAGGAGTTCTCTCGGCTCGACGGCGCCTTTGTCATCAGCGACGCCGGGAAAATCGTCAGTGCCTACCGGTATCTCGAACCGGCTGCGGAGGGTGTCGATATCCCAAAAGGGCTCGGCGCACGGCATATGGCGGCCGGAGCGATCACCCGCGATACGAACGCGACGGCGATCGTGTTGAGCGAGAGCGACGGACTGGTGCGCGCGTTCAAGGGCGGCGAACTGATCCTGGAGATCGATCCGGAGAACTACTGA
- a CDS encoding deoxyhypusine synthase codes for MTDDSREHVLPDSDEELETADVEGFDFTGDITLDTVLDSYATTGFQATALADAIDIVERMQDDEATIYLTCTSNIVSSGLREIVAALIREGHVDVLITTSGSLTEDVIKTAKPFKMGSWDADEAELREKGINRLGNIYVPSDRYVWLEEYLNDFFEDFFAEEPVRTPTDFAAELGATLDDENSILKQAADNDVPVFCPALTDAEVGNFLYYYRQQAEEDIGIEILEDYETLIEDGMLANKTGLIALGDGVPKHHAIMTNLFRGGADYAVYVSTGMEGDGSLSGAPPEEAVSWGKIKNADKNYTQVEAEATLVVPLLVAQAFEF; via the coding sequence ATGACCGACGACTCACGGGAGCACGTACTCCCCGATAGCGACGAAGAACTGGAGACCGCGGACGTCGAGGGATTCGATTTTACCGGCGACATCACCCTCGATACCGTCCTCGATTCGTACGCGACGACCGGCTTTCAGGCGACTGCACTCGCCGACGCCATCGATATCGTCGAGCGGATGCAGGACGATGAGGCGACGATCTATCTTACCTGCACCTCAAACATCGTCTCCTCGGGACTGCGCGAGATCGTCGCGGCGCTGATCCGCGAGGGGCACGTCGACGTCCTGATCACCACCTCGGGCTCGCTGACCGAGGACGTCATCAAGACCGCGAAGCCGTTCAAAATGGGCTCGTGGGACGCCGACGAGGCCGAACTTCGCGAGAAGGGGATCAACCGTCTGGGCAACATCTACGTCCCCTCGGATCGGTACGTCTGGCTCGAGGAGTATCTCAACGACTTCTTCGAGGACTTCTTCGCCGAGGAGCCGGTCCGGACGCCGACCGACTTTGCCGCCGAACTGGGTGCGACGCTCGATGATGAGAACTCCATCCTCAAACAGGCCGCCGACAACGACGTTCCTGTCTTCTGTCCGGCCCTGACTGACGCCGAGGTCGGTAACTTCCTCTACTACTACCGCCAGCAGGCAGAGGAAGATATCGGCATCGAGATTCTGGAGGACTACGAGACGCTGATCGAGGACGGCATGCTCGCGAACAAGACGGGCCTGATCGCGCTCGGCGACGGCGTCCCGAAACACCACGCCATCATGACGAACCTCTTCCGCGGCGGCGCGGATTATGCGGTCTACGTCTCCACCGGAATGGAAGGCGATGGATCGCTATCTGGCGCACCACCGGAAGAAGCCGTCTCGTGGGGGAAAATCAAGAACGCCGACAAGAACTACACGCAGGTCGAGGCCGAAGCGACACTCGTCGTGCCGCTGCTGGTCGCGCAAGCGTTCGAGTTCTGA
- a CDS encoding ribosome assembly factor SBDS, with amino-acid sequence MISLDEAVTARLESHGERFEVLVDPDAALSIKRDEFEGDLEDVIAAEDVFENASRGDRPAEGDLEEVFGTTEPLEIIPEVIKRGEIQITADQRREMQERKHKQLVNQITRNAVNPQMDDAPHPPDRIESALEDAGFSVDPMEPVEEQIDDALDALRPVIPIRFDEVTVAVQVPADHAGSAQSKLRDFGDLEREEWQADGSWIGVLTFPAGLQNEFFDRANEVTSGEAETQIIRDEDDIKTR; translated from the coding sequence ATGATATCGCTCGACGAGGCAGTGACGGCACGGTTGGAATCGCACGGCGAACGCTTCGAGGTGCTCGTCGACCCTGACGCCGCCCTCTCGATCAAGCGCGACGAGTTCGAGGGCGATCTGGAGGACGTGATTGCGGCCGAAGACGTCTTCGAGAACGCCAGCCGCGGTGACCGACCTGCAGAGGGTGATCTGGAGGAGGTCTTCGGCACGACCGAGCCACTGGAGATCATCCCCGAGGTCATCAAACGCGGGGAGATCCAGATAACGGCCGACCAGCGCCGCGAGATGCAAGAGCGCAAACACAAACAACTGGTCAACCAGATCACGCGCAACGCGGTTAACCCGCAGATGGACGACGCGCCACATCCGCCGGATCGGATCGAGAGCGCGCTCGAAGACGCCGGGTTCAGCGTCGATCCGATGGAACCCGTCGAAGAGCAGATCGACGACGCGCTCGACGCCCTGCGCCCGGTTATCCCGATCCGGTTCGATGAGGTGACCGTCGCGGTACAGGTTCCCGCCGATCACGCCGGGAGCGCTCAATCGAAGCTCCGTGATTTCGGCGACCTGGAACGCGAGGAGTGGCAGGCCGACGGCTCGTGGATCGGTGTACTAACGTTCCCCGCCGGGTTGCAAAACGAGTTCTTCGATCGTGCGAACGAGGTCACGAGTGGCGAGGCTGAAACCCAGATTATCAGGGACGAAGACGATATCAAGACGCGGTAG
- a CDS encoding transcriptional regulator — MGSRDRNDQGEYAETLTERRVLGVFERVDGPVITSSDVADTLSCSTEAARRKLSGLYERGILGRRKTGRTLIYWLVEQGEATPIDAEDPFFAAEPAREGGPGDVAANVDEHLYDNV, encoded by the coding sequence ATGGGATCACGCGATCGCAACGACCAGGGCGAATACGCCGAAACGCTAACAGAACGGCGCGTCCTTGGCGTGTTCGAACGCGTCGATGGACCGGTGATTACGTCGAGCGATGTCGCGGACACACTCTCGTGTAGCACAGAAGCCGCACGACGCAAACTTTCGGGGCTGTACGAGCGGGGAATACTCGGTCGTCGTAAAACTGGCCGGACACTAATTTACTGGCTCGTTGAGCAAGGGGAAGCGACTCCGATCGATGCCGAGGATCCCTTCTTCGCTGCGGAGCCAGCGAGAGAGGGTGGTCCCGGTGATGTCGCCGCGAACGTCGACGAACACCTGTACGATAATGTCTGA
- a CDS encoding type II toxin-antitoxin system VapC family toxin, with protein sequence MSEPRPPRPLFLDTGALYARFDADDERHGRAQRLFERIRSGKRRFRPLYTSRFVIGELATLLERKTTHADAVRAVNAIRESEAILILDLSDEGFDRTCESFAKYDDQSISFVDHTTAILAAKYEIEHVFAFDSDFETLGLTTVPEG encoded by the coding sequence ATGTCTGAACCGCGCCCACCGCGGCCGCTGTTTCTGGACACGGGCGCACTCTACGCGCGATTCGATGCCGATGACGAACGACACGGTCGTGCACAACGTCTGTTCGAGCGAATCCGATCTGGAAAGCGTCGGTTCCGTCCGCTGTACACGAGTCGGTTCGTCATCGGCGAGCTAGCGACGTTGCTGGAACGGAAAACGACACATGCCGATGCCGTCCGTGCGGTGAACGCAATCCGGGAGTCAGAGGCGATTCTGATTCTTGACCTGAGCGACGAGGGGTTCGACCGCACTTGCGAATCCTTCGCAAAGTACGACGATCAAAGTATTTCCTTTGTCGATCACACGACTGCAATTCTGGCAGCTAAATACGAAATAGAGCACGTTTTTGCCTTCGACAGCGATTTCGAGACGCTGGGATTGACGACAGTTCCAGAGGGATGA
- a CDS encoding FUN14 domain-containing protein, translating into MEIEAQQLAMEFGGGALIGGIIGYATKRIAKLLAVIIGVQLALFRFLESKGIVVVDYDRLTYGLVATRDQVQDPGWIVPIISTLSIGAGFVGGFWVGYRRG; encoded by the coding sequence ATGGAGATCGAGGCCCAGCAACTGGCAATGGAGTTCGGTGGCGGCGCGCTGATCGGTGGGATTATCGGCTACGCCACGAAGCGGATCGCCAAGCTACTGGCGGTTATTATCGGCGTTCAACTCGCCCTATTTCGCTTTCTTGAGTCGAAGGGTATTGTGGTAGTCGACTACGATCGACTAACGTACGGACTCGTTGCGACGCGCGACCAGGTGCAGGATCCGGGCTGGATCGTGCCTATCATATCGACGCTGTCGATCGGTGCGGGCTTCGTCGGCGGTTTCTGGGTCGGTTACCGGCGTGGGTGA
- a CDS encoding ATPase domain-containing protein, with translation MTTETPRVSTGIDGADDVLHGGFVSNSSTLVRGSPGAGKTIFGLHFLAEGVAGGEDTLYINLGEPKEYLRQTAAAFGLDLDTVTFLDLSPSADQFRKSESYDLFLSSEVEQPALIDTLRSEVESVSPDRVVVDPVTELKYLSSEEHQFRTQILSLLDLLKSEGATVLLTSQAAPSVADDDLQFLADAVINLHTENGRRRLQVPKLRGSGSERGPHTVTITGTGMHVWPRLAPADHGRDAPLGRLASGVDGLDGLINGGLTTGTVTFLSGPTGVGKTTLGLQFLTAAARGDRRAVLYSFEEARKTMLTRADEIGIPAREMVEEGLLRIESVDPDELTVDEFTSQLETHVTEGDTEVVMIDGVTGFARSLGGVDDDGTEQLVRIGRYLRNMGVTAIISNEVHQITGSFRATEQQLSHLADNIIVLRHVEHDSELRKVIGVLKMRASDCAPTIQELMISEDGISVGEPLSGMRGILTGTPDWDDDG, from the coding sequence ATGACTACCGAAACGCCGCGCGTGAGCACTGGGATCGATGGTGCGGACGATGTGTTGCACGGCGGCTTCGTATCCAACTCGTCGACGCTAGTCCGGGGTTCGCCGGGAGCAGGAAAGACGATTTTTGGGCTGCACTTTCTCGCGGAAGGCGTCGCGGGCGGAGAAGACACACTCTATATCAATCTGGGCGAGCCAAAGGAGTATCTCCGGCAGACTGCAGCGGCTTTCGGCCTGGATCTTGACACGGTAACGTTCCTCGACCTGTCCCCGTCTGCGGATCAGTTCCGGAAGTCGGAATCCTACGACCTCTTTTTGTCGAGCGAAGTCGAACAGCCAGCGCTGATAGATACACTCCGCAGTGAAGTCGAGTCAGTATCGCCCGATCGTGTCGTCGTCGATCCGGTAACCGAACTCAAATATCTCTCCTCGGAGGAACACCAGTTTCGGACACAGATTTTGAGCCTGCTCGATCTGCTCAAATCGGAGGGCGCAACCGTCCTGCTCACCTCGCAGGCCGCGCCCTCTGTTGCGGACGATGACCTACAGTTTCTCGCCGACGCGGTTATCAACCTCCACACGGAGAATGGTCGACGCCGACTACAGGTGCCGAAGCTTCGTGGCTCCGGATCGGAACGGGGACCTCACACAGTCACGATCACCGGCACCGGAATGCACGTCTGGCCGCGGCTAGCACCGGCCGATCACGGTCGCGACGCTCCCCTTGGTCGACTTGCCTCGGGCGTTGACGGGCTCGATGGCTTGATAAACGGAGGTCTCACGACTGGGACAGTTACGTTCTTGAGCGGTCCCACAGGGGTCGGAAAGACGACACTCGGCCTGCAGTTCCTCACCGCCGCAGCGAGGGGGGACCGACGGGCAGTGCTCTATAGCTTCGAGGAAGCGCGCAAGACGATGCTCACACGGGCCGACGAGATCGGCATCCCAGCCCGTGAGATGGTGGAAGAAGGACTGCTCCGTATCGAATCGGTCGATCCCGACGAGCTCACGGTCGATGAGTTCACGTCGCAGCTCGAGACCCACGTCACGGAGGGGGACACGGAAGTCGTCATGATCGACGGTGTTACCGGATTCGCCCGGTCCCTTGGTGGGGTTGACGACGACGGTACCGAACAGCTCGTCAGGATCGGTCGCTATCTCCGAAATATGGGTGTCACCGCGATTATCTCTAACGAAGTCCACCAGATCACCGGATCGTTCCGGGCGACTGAACAGCAACTGAGTCACCTAGCGGACAACATTATCGTTCTCCGGCACGTGGAACACGACAGCGAACTTCGGAAAGTGATCGGTGTCTTGAAGATGCGAGCCAGCGACTGCGCGCCAACGATCCAGGAACTGATGATCTCCGAGGACGGTATTTCCGTCGGTGAGCCGCTGTCGGGCATGCGTGGGATCCTGACCGGAACGCCGGACTGGGACGATGACGGCTGA
- a CDS encoding PAS domain-containing protein has protein sequence MTADQQPPEWTGLATGLQDTSPPLIYPLLADSGNERVLRQWLDEHDEYRAVEPDVTLEDAEFDLCIVDHRALQRNEESLRRLKSAANPVLLPVLLLLPDRRLDVIDVDGGEIAENVFQTTVDEIVSLPIKQAELGWRVQAMLRLRNQSLTVQAQANALRRFREAVEASGHAVYITNLSGEIEYVNPAFEEVTGYSVDEAIGATPELFHSETTSEAYIESMWNTILDGDVWEEEIVNERKDGSTYTAYQTIAPIVKGGEPVAFVSVQADVTEQKELRRELGRSAAIIERLDDPIMMQDCEGRFKLLNEAVAEYAGLSKTALLRNDETKFMDEATAATIEAKKSEVLETETPVQYELSPTFPRTGREPTFSTKRFPYYDPDGNLAGTVAICRNVTDLKQRERTLRQYKRAITEANDLIAAVDLDGEYLFANPQYREYHGLSAAEVSSHSLSELFDDEEYATIVDSIERTLDGETVQYRTVRHHPSRGERVLDVRYHPLRGEDGEVIGVVGVLRDVTENEEKTTQLRVVDQILRHNLRNSLQLVRGQAERISSAGDEDVAEMAAAIVEWCDELLTTSQKSRAITESLSKTVSVRETAVDEVVETAAASVAESYPSARIDLDIERPATAAATEQLNSAITELIENAVFHSDQEEPTVEVCVEHEGERILIHIEDDGPGIPAMDRDVLETGKATEDLYHGSGLGLWLVYWILRRSGGSVSVENREPRGSVVTISLPAVE, from the coding sequence ATGACGGCTGATCAGCAACCTCCCGAGTGGACGGGGCTAGCGACAGGTCTGCAGGATACGTCGCCACCGCTGATCTACCCACTGCTGGCCGATAGCGGGAACGAACGAGTGCTGCGGCAGTGGCTCGACGAGCACGATGAGTACCGGGCTGTGGAGCCGGATGTCACGCTCGAGGACGCCGAGTTCGATCTCTGCATCGTCGACCATCGGGCGCTGCAGCGAAACGAGGAGAGCCTGCGGCGGCTCAAGTCGGCTGCGAACCCGGTATTACTTCCAGTGCTCCTCTTGCTTCCCGACCGCCGACTGGACGTCATCGACGTGGACGGCGGAGAGATCGCCGAGAACGTGTTCCAGACGACGGTCGACGAGATCGTTTCGCTGCCGATCAAACAGGCGGAACTCGGCTGGCGGGTGCAGGCCATGTTACGGCTCCGCAACCAGTCGCTGACTGTACAGGCACAGGCAAACGCCCTTCGACGGTTCAGGGAGGCCGTCGAGGCGTCCGGGCACGCGGTGTACATCACGAACTTGTCGGGCGAAATCGAGTACGTGAACCCGGCGTTCGAGGAGGTCACAGGCTATAGTGTCGACGAGGCAATCGGTGCCACGCCGGAACTCTTCCACTCCGAGACGACCTCCGAAGCCTACATCGAGAGTATGTGGAATACGATCCTCGATGGCGACGTGTGGGAAGAAGAGATCGTCAACGAGCGGAAAGACGGGAGCACATACACAGCCTATCAGACGATCGCCCCAATCGTGAAAGGGGGTGAGCCGGTCGCCTTCGTGAGCGTACAGGCGGACGTGACCGAACAGAAAGAGCTCCGACGGGAGCTCGGTCGATCCGCCGCAATCATCGAGCGGCTCGACGATCCGATCATGATGCAAGATTGCGAGGGGAGGTTCAAGTTACTAAATGAGGCTGTGGCCGAGTACGCCGGGCTCTCGAAAACAGCACTACTGCGTAACGACGAAACGAAATTCATGGACGAGGCCACTGCCGCGACAATCGAAGCGAAAAAATCCGAGGTACTCGAGACGGAAACGCCAGTCCAGTACGAGCTTTCGCCCACATTCCCGAGAACCGGTCGAGAGCCGACCTTTAGCACGAAGCGGTTCCCCTACTACGATCCGGACGGAAACCTCGCCGGGACAGTCGCGATCTGTCGTAATGTGACGGATCTGAAACAGCGCGAACGGACGCTCCGACAGTACAAGCGTGCGATCACAGAGGCAAACGACCTGATCGCCGCGGTCGACCTCGACGGCGAGTATCTCTTTGCAAACCCGCAGTATCGCGAGTATCACGGGCTGTCCGCTGCAGAGGTATCCAGCCACTCACTGTCGGAACTGTTCGATGATGAGGAGTACGCCACGATCGTCGATTCGATCGAACGGACTCTAGATGGCGAGACCGTACAGTACAGAACGGTCAGACACCATCCCTCACGAGGAGAACGAGTGCTGGACGTACGCTATCATCCGCTTCGAGGGGAAGATGGCGAAGTGATCGGCGTCGTCGGCGTGCTCAGAGACGTAACTGAAAACGAAGAGAAGACCACACAGCTGCGGGTCGTCGATCAGATCCTGCGACACAACCTGCGGAACAGCCTCCAGCTCGTCCGAGGGCAGGCCGAACGCATCAGTTCCGCTGGCGACGAGGATGTGGCCGAGATGGCAGCGGCAATCGTCGAGTGGTGTGACGAGCTACTCACGACTAGCCAGAAGTCGCGTGCGATCACCGAGAGCCTGAGCAAAACCGTGTCCGTCCGGGAAACGGCGGTCGACGAGGTCGTCGAGACGGCAGCGGCATCGGTCGCCGAATCGTATCCGAGTGCACGGATCGATCTGGACATCGAACGGCCTGCCACCGCCGCCGCGACGGAACAGCTCAATTCGGCGATCACCGAGCTGATCGAGAACGCAGTCTTCCACAGCGATCAGGAGGAGCCAACCGTTGAGGTGTGCGTCGAGCACGAGGGAGAGCGGATCCTGATCCACATCGAAGACGACGGACCGGGGATCCCGGCGATGGATCGTGACGTGCTGGAGACCGGGAAGGCGACGGAGGATCTGTACCACGGTAGCGGGCTCGGATTGTGGCTCGTCTACTGGATCCTCAGGCGGTCCGGTGGCTCCGTCAGTGTCGAGAACAGAGAGCCTCGCGGGAGCGTCGTCACGATCAGCCTCCCTGCCGTAGAGTGA
- a CDS encoding aldo/keto reductase, whose amino-acid sequence MRTTPLGTTGEEVSSICLGPMIFGTEVDRETSFELLDRYYEAGGRFLDTANNYATWIKGYDEPQSEPLLGDWLDERGVREEMTIATKLGFNYGETSQSLAPEIVEQEIAGSLDRLGIDQIDLLYAHVDDFDTPQEATMRAFQRAIDAGHVRHLGASNFLGWRLARANRIAEEQGLTPYQCVQPRFSYYTPNRGADFGGQVSGTDELLSYAAHDDLTVLPYSPTLGGCYGREDRGVPEGYVNTENRVKRDIVDDIADEKDLNGNQIVLAWLLGRDQPTVPIIGVSTQEQLDQNLAALDVEFTADERRRLDSVEQMGIFPWRD is encoded by the coding sequence ATGCGGACCACACCACTTGGGACGACCGGCGAAGAAGTCAGTTCGATCTGTCTCGGCCCGATGATTTTCGGCACCGAGGTCGACCGCGAAACGTCGTTCGAGCTACTCGATCGATACTACGAAGCCGGGGGGCGGTTTCTCGACACCGCAAACAACTACGCGACGTGGATCAAGGGGTACGACGAGCCACAGAGCGAACCGCTGCTCGGTGACTGGCTGGACGAGCGCGGCGTCCGCGAGGAGATGACCATCGCGACGAAACTCGGCTTCAACTACGGCGAGACGTCCCAGAGCCTTGCGCCCGAGATCGTCGAGCAGGAGATCGCTGGCAGTCTCGACCGGCTCGGGATCGATCAGATCGACCTCCTGTACGCCCACGTCGATGACTTCGATACGCCACAGGAGGCGACGATGCGAGCGTTCCAGCGAGCCATCGACGCCGGTCACGTCCGACATCTGGGGGCGAGCAACTTCCTCGGCTGGCGACTGGCGCGAGCGAACCGGATCGCCGAGGAACAGGGGCTGACACCCTACCAGTGTGTCCAGCCACGCTTTTCGTACTACACCCCGAACCGCGGCGCTGATTTCGGTGGACAGGTAAGCGGAACCGACGAGTTACTCTCCTATGCCGCCCACGACGATCTCACTGTTCTGCCGTACTCACCGACCCTGGGCGGCTGTTACGGCCGTGAAGACCGCGGAGTTCCCGAGGGCTACGTCAACACCGAGAATCGGGTCAAGCGCGATATCGTCGACGATATTGCCGATGAAAAGGATTTGAACGGCAACCAGATCGTTCTTGCGTGGCTGCTTGGCCGCGACCAGCCCACCGTACCGATAATCGGCGTTAGTACGCAAGAACAACTCGATCAGAACCTCGCTGCACTTGATGTCGAGTTCACGGCCGACGAGCGTCGTCGGCTCGATTCCGTCGAGCAGATGGGGATCTTCCCGTGGCGCGACTGA
- a CDS encoding carbohydrate kinase family protein gives MTRVLSAGHVNWDVTLRLDELPEPDGEARISAQSSGGGGSAANTAVALSSLDVEAGVLGSVGDDENGQRVRDELAQRGLDLSALREIEGGTTAVKYLLIAADGTVAVLGNDGCNEAVRPDDIDPGRLDGVDHLHLTSQRPATARRLAELARSSGGTVSFDPGRRLPHRDFSGALSLADLVFCNDREASVVGELEPELRADCTLVVKQGSEGALAIAGEEEYHHAGFGIDSIDTSGAGDAFAAGFLTEWLDGDDIERCLAVGNACGALAAEQQGARTTPTQEAIEQLLHRETGSVDE, from the coding sequence ATGACCCGAGTACTGAGTGCTGGCCACGTCAACTGGGATGTGACGCTCCGACTCGACGAGTTACCGGAGCCGGACGGTGAGGCCCGGATCAGCGCCCAGTCGAGCGGCGGTGGGGGTAGCGCCGCGAACACGGCGGTCGCGCTGTCGAGTCTCGACGTCGAGGCAGGAGTCCTCGGAAGCGTCGGCGATGACGAGAACGGTCAGCGGGTTCGTGACGAACTCGCCCAGCGCGGACTTGATCTATCCGCACTCCGGGAGATCGAGGGGGGAACGACGGCAGTCAAGTATCTCCTGATCGCCGCGGATGGCACCGTGGCGGTGCTGGGCAACGACGGCTGTAACGAGGCGGTACGGCCGGACGACATTGATCCCGGCCGGCTCGACGGGGTCGATCACCTTCACCTGACGAGTCAGCGCCCCGCAACGGCGCGTCGACTCGCCGAACTCGCGCGTTCCAGTGGTGGAACCGTAAGCTTCGATCCCGGTCGGCGGCTTCCCCACCGTGACTTTTCGGGTGCGCTCTCGCTTGCCGATCTGGTGTTCTGTAACGACCGCGAGGCCAGTGTTGTGGGCGAACTGGAGCCGGAACTACGGGCGGACTGTACGCTCGTCGTCAAACAGGGAAGCGAGGGGGCTCTGGCCATCGCGGGAGAGGAGGAGTACCACCACGCGGGGTTCGGTATCGATTCAATCGACACGAGCGGCGCGGGAGACGCGTTTGCCGCCGGATTTCTCACAGAATGGCTCGACGGCGACGATATCGAGCGATGCCTGGCTGTCGGGAACGCCTGCGGTGCGCTCGCGGCAGAGCAGCAGGGGGCCAGAACGACCCCGACGCAGGAAGCAATCGAACAGCTACTCCATCGTGAGACTGGATCTGTGGATGAGTGA